In the genome of Nitrosopumilus sp., one region contains:
- a CDS encoding transcriptional regulator → MFDKFKNEEGGEMIEERSDNSSTEESNFASESSSQIGIGELMGKRAKLEEAIDYVGLMIKNLKDKRTLLEKDIEEESVDIKNLKEKLQKVSEYIDEENRGIEELAKKRQQVENEADEVGSIINSLREKLSGVDRIIDDEGSRVKKIKESRDSINE, encoded by the coding sequence ATGTTTGACAAATTCAAAAATGAAGAGGGAGGAGAGATGATAGAAGAAAGATCGGATAATTCTAGTACAGAAGAATCCAATTTTGCAAGTGAATCTTCAAGTCAAATTGGAATTGGAGAATTAATGGGTAAACGAGCAAAATTGGAAGAAGCAATAGATTATGTTGGTTTAATGATTAAAAACCTCAAAGATAAGAGAACTCTTCTAGAGAAAGACATTGAAGAAGAGTCAGTTGACATTAAGAATCTTAAAGAAAAACTTCAAAAAGTTAGCGAGTACATAGATGAAGAAAATAGAGGAATTGAAGAACTTGCTAAAAAGAGACAACAGGTTGAAAATGAAGCAGATGAGGTAGGCTCAATTATCAATTCATTAAGAGAAAAACTATCTGGAGTAGATAGAATTATTGATGATGAAGGTAGTAGAGTTAAAAAAATTAAAGAATCTAGAGATTCAATAAATGAATAA
- a CDS encoding MarR family transcriptional regulator, with protein sequence MYPEIVPIHRKESLREDGMLFVRTEGILETMVKAPLIIAGLMVVALTMPLQTSFSSTRMLDLTLYSDGSAHISTQIDVDPLDPDFEVNLFGPSIDNFVAVGENGFLLSSEIIDDTAIIDTFGSSSISVDYDIHDLISKEGRVWTFTLDAPTDYSVLMPSNSIIVGMDALPSNMDLVNDQTKLDLTPGLSEINYIFGTTTTPPTTPPTTPPQSNNDVLTYALIGAPVAAAIVGAVIIIKRNQTRSSPHIQNEVITESTNNTTSDTENIFNLRPEMREDDKEIIKFISANGGEALESDLRKKFLQPRTTMWRAVKRLERQGVIEISKKDQQNLVKIKKDLENEQ encoded by the coding sequence ATGTATCCAGAAATCGTACCAATTCATAGGAAAGAGTCTCTTCGAGAAGATGGAATGCTTTTTGTAAGGACTGAGGGTATCCTCGAAACAATGGTTAAGGCACCTTTGATAATTGCTGGCTTAATGGTTGTTGCATTAACGATGCCTCTTCAGACCTCATTCAGTTCTACTCGTATGCTTGATCTAACCCTTTATTCCGACGGTTCAGCACACATTTCTACTCAAATAGATGTAGATCCATTAGATCCAGATTTTGAAGTAAATTTGTTTGGTCCATCAATTGATAATTTTGTCGCTGTAGGTGAAAATGGCTTTTTGCTATCTAGTGAAATAATAGATGATACTGCAATTATTGATACTTTTGGTTCTTCATCGATTTCAGTTGATTATGATATTCATGATTTAATTTCCAAGGAAGGAAGAGTTTGGACTTTTACTCTAGATGCTCCAACTGATTATTCTGTACTGATGCCTTCTAATTCTATAATTGTTGGAATGGATGCACTTCCATCAAATATGGATTTAGTAAACGATCAAACAAAATTAGATTTAACTCCAGGTTTATCAGAAATTAATTATATTTTTGGAACCACAACAACACCACCAACAACACCACCAACAACACCACCACAATCCAACAATGATGTTCTAACATATGCTCTAATTGGTGCACCTGTTGCCGCAGCAATTGTTGGAGCAGTGATTATTATCAAACGAAATCAAACAAGATCTTCACCACATATTCAAAATGAAGTGATTACAGAATCTACCAATAATACTACAAGTGACACTGAAAATATTTTTAATTTAAGACCTGAAATGCGCGAAGATGATAAAGAAATTATTAAATTCATTTCTGCAAATGGTGGAGAAGCTTTGGAAAGTGATTTAAGAAAAAAATTCTTACAACCTAGAACTACAATGTGGAGAGCAGTAAAACGTTTAGAAAGACAAGGAGTAATAGAAATCTCTAAAAAAGATCAACAGAATCTAGTAAAAATCAAGAAAGACTTGGAGAATGAACAATGA
- a CDS encoding 3'(2'),5'-bisphosphate nucleotidase CysQ yields MNEIPISDKIPELEIAIKAAKEAGEAILEIYHKNYETTTKEDDSPITDADLKSNEIIKKILSQTEYQILSEEDEDDLNRLSQKTIWIVDPLDGTSDFIDKTGEFTVMIALIKNKKPILGVIGWPTEKTLFVAQKGNGAFKFSNNEWNKISVTQISEISKCRTVGSRHHLSEKEKSFIKKLGIEDFTSIGSSLKVGKISSGEAEAYITTTNKMKEWDSAASYCIISEAGGKMTDMLGNDITYNNKDVYHQNGILVTNGIIHDKIVEEFKKLE; encoded by the coding sequence TTGAATGAAATTCCTATTTCAGATAAAATCCCAGAGCTAGAAATAGCTATCAAGGCTGCAAAAGAAGCAGGTGAAGCAATTTTAGAGATTTATCATAAAAACTATGAAACAACAACTAAAGAAGATGATTCTCCTATTACTGATGCAGATTTAAAGAGTAATGAAATTATTAAAAAAATTCTTTCACAAACAGAATATCAGATTTTATCTGAAGAAGATGAAGATGATCTAAACAGACTATCTCAAAAAACAATATGGATTGTGGATCCATTAGATGGAACCTCAGATTTTATTGATAAGACAGGCGAATTTACTGTAATGATTGCTCTTATCAAAAATAAAAAACCAATTCTAGGAGTAATTGGATGGCCAACAGAAAAAACATTATTTGTTGCACAAAAAGGAAATGGTGCGTTCAAATTTTCAAATAATGAATGGAATAAAATTTCTGTAACTCAAATTTCAGAAATATCAAAATGTCGAACAGTTGGTTCAAGACATCATTTATCAGAGAAAGAAAAATCATTTATTAAAAAATTAGGTATTGAAGACTTTACAAGTATAGGAAGTTCATTAAAAGTTGGAAAGATAAGCTCAGGTGAAGCTGAAGCATACATTACAACTACAAATAAAATGAAAGAGTGGGATTCGGCCGCTTCATATTGTATTATTAGTGAAGCTGGGGGTAAAATGACAGACATGTTAGGAAATGATATCACATACAATAACAAAGATGTGTATCATCAAAATGGAATTCTAGTAACAAATGGTATTATTCATGACAAAATAGTTGAAGAGTTTAAAAAATTAGAGTAG
- a CDS encoding winged helix-turn-helix domain-containing protein, with protein MSKQQYRSEMGIMGDILDVTADGGRGGVIVSAISRKANLSHYAVLDKCEKLVEAGLVESVKNDRNRVFLITEKGLQFFQEFKRFQGLVESMNLRY; from the coding sequence ATGTCAAAACAACAATACAGGTCCGAAATGGGCATAATGGGTGATATCTTAGACGTTACCGCTGATGGCGGTCGTGGTGGAGTCATTGTATCTGCAATCTCTCGCAAAGCCAACCTATCTCACTATGCAGTACTAGACAAATGTGAGAAACTGGTAGAAGCAGGCTTAGTCGAATCCGTCAAAAATGACCGAAATAGAGTCTTTTTGATAACTGAAAAAGGACTTCAGTTTTTCCAGGAGTTCAAGAGATTTCAGGGACTAGTCGAAAGCATGAATCTAAGGTATTGA
- the cysC gene encoding adenylyl-sulfate kinase encodes MKPFILWMTGLPCSGKTTIVKDLQKDIPNLAMLDGDELREWFSPKDFSKAGRDEHNKKVAHLAKLLLKHGVPSAVSLVSPYLENRENARKIIDAGDQFAEVYVKCSLAKCEERDVKGMYAKARKGEIKGFTGIDDPYEAPDKADLVVDTEHESLSDSANKVKDFLKGRNLL; translated from the coding sequence ATGAAACCTTTCATTCTTTGGATGACTGGTCTTCCTTGTTCTGGAAAGACCACAATCGTAAAAGATTTGCAAAAAGATATTCCAAATTTGGCAATGCTTGATGGTGATGAACTTAGAGAATGGTTTTCTCCAAAAGATTTTTCAAAAGCTGGACGTGATGAACATAACAAAAAAGTTGCTCATCTAGCAAAGCTTTTGTTGAAACACGGTGTTCCAAGTGCAGTATCTCTTGTATCTCCATATCTTGAGAATAGAGAAAATGCTAGAAAGATTATCGATGCAGGTGATCAATTTGCAGAAGTCTATGTAAAATGTTCACTAGCAAAATGCGAAGAAAGAGATGTCAAAGGTATGTATGCCAAGGCAAGAAAAGGAGAGATCAAAGGATTTACAGGAATTGATGATCCTTATGAAGCTCCAGATAAAGCAGATTTAGTGGTTGATACCGAACATGAATCACTTTCAGATAGTGCAAATAAAGTAAAGGACTTCCTTAAAGGAAGAAACCTACTCTAA
- a CDS encoding SDR family NAD(P)-dependent oxidoreductase, producing MRLSGKIALVTGGSRGIGLATAKILSENGATVVITAKNNERLEKAASEIPNSIGISADIRNPNDVKNVVDKIIEKFGKLDILVNNAGVFPKIKKLHEIEEEEWNEVLDVNLTGQFRFTRESIPHLQKTFGSIINISSDAGIKAYEGFNADAYSASKAALILLTKCWALEYSKDKIRVNCICPGVVDTDMTKPFLKTEKDKEFMDNEHPLGRIGQPDEIGKAVLYFVSDDASWTTGAILTVDGGESIK from the coding sequence TTGAGATTATCCGGTAAGATTGCATTAGTTACAGGAGGAAGTCGTGGAATAGGACTTGCTACTGCAAAAATTTTATCAGAAAATGGAGCAACGGTAGTAATCACTGCAAAAAATAATGAAAGGTTAGAAAAAGCAGCATCTGAAATTCCTAATTCAATTGGAATTTCAGCAGATATTAGAAATCCAAATGATGTAAAAAATGTCGTTGATAAAATAATTGAAAAATTTGGAAAATTAGATATTTTGGTTAACAATGCAGGAGTTTTTCCTAAAATAAAAAAATTGCATGAAATTGAAGAAGAAGAATGGAATGAAGTATTGGATGTAAATTTAACAGGACAGTTTAGATTTACAAGAGAATCCATTCCTCATTTACAAAAAACATTTGGTTCAATAATTAACATATCATCAGATGCTGGAATAAAGGCATATGAGGGATTTAACGCTGATGCATATTCAGCATCAAAAGCTGCTTTGATATTATTAACAAAATGCTGGGCATTAGAGTACTCTAAAGATAAGATCAGAGTTAATTGTATTTGTCCAGGTGTAGTAGATACAGATATGACAAAACCATTTTTGAAAACTGAAAAAGATAAAGAATTCATGGATAATGAACATCCATTAGGAAGAATAGGACAACCTGATGAAATAGGAAAAGCAGTATTGTATTTTGTTTCTGATGACGCTTCATGGACTACAGGAGCAATTCTTACAGTAGATGGAGGAGAATCCATTAAATGA
- a CDS encoding hemerythrin domain-containing protein has product MSATNQLRADHDQVRRLEKIVSKCADELYKGTKIPFSDLTKITIVISEFVDTIHHSREEDSYFPCVASYDTLKEEIRKFMIEHEFGRNVARQILHHLKRWKDGEDAQEPVSRYLRTYAIFLNDHLNKENKFFDDAEANVLSKEEEIEMYEQYKSVFAIVKRVEELIAEIDYLENQPWAKN; this is encoded by the coding sequence ATGAGTGCTACAAATCAATTACGTGCTGATCATGATCAAGTTCGACGCCTAGAAAAAATAGTTTCAAAATGTGCTGATGAATTATACAAAGGAACAAAAATTCCATTTTCAGATCTTACAAAAATTACTATCGTAATTTCAGAATTTGTTGACACAATTCATCATTCAAGAGAAGAAGATTCGTATTTCCCGTGTGTGGCGAGTTATGATACACTAAAAGAAGAAATTAGAAAATTTATGATAGAACATGAATTTGGCAGAAATGTTGCACGTCAAATTTTACATCATCTTAAAAGATGGAAGGATGGTGAGGATGCACAAGAACCAGTTTCAAGATACTTGAGAACATATGCAATTTTCTTAAATGATCATCTTAACAAAGAAAATAAATTTTTTGATGACGCAGAGGCAAATGTATTATCAAAAGAAGAAGAAATCGAAATGTATGAACAATACAAATCCGTATTTGCAATAGTTAAAAGAGTAGAAGAATTAATTGCTGAAATTGACTATTTAGAGAATCAACCTTGGGCAAAAAATTAA